A genome region from Dickeya chrysanthemi NCPPB 402 includes the following:
- the fliO gene encoding flagellar biosynthetic protein FliO: MAGAVQQTTSTIQQPPMAAESVISGSTLLSQVGTALCGVLLLILLVAWLLRKLGFSPQTKHNNAMKMVSSYPVGQRERIVIVEVDDTWLVLGVTAQQITHLHTLPARPVNDVLSPEKIAPADFLQFLKKATKRPEKTE; the protein is encoded by the coding sequence ATGGCTGGAGCCGTACAACAAACCACTTCTACAATTCAGCAGCCGCCAATGGCTGCTGAATCCGTTATTTCTGGTAGTACGCTCCTGTCACAAGTAGGTACTGCCTTGTGTGGTGTTTTGTTACTGATACTGTTGGTAGCCTGGCTATTGCGAAAACTAGGTTTTTCCCCACAGACTAAACACAATAATGCCATGAAAATGGTGTCAAGTTATCCGGTTGGACAACGCGAACGTATTGTCATCGTTGAAGTTGATGATACCTGGCTTGTGTTAGGCGTAACGGCACAGCAAATTACTCATTTGCATACCCTGCCCGCACGTCCTGTCAATGATGTTTTATCGCCAGAAAAAATTGCGCCGGCTGATTTTCTTCAGTTTCTCAAGAAAGCGACCAAGCGTCCGGAAAAAACCGAATGA
- the fliP gene encoding flagellar type III secretion system pore protein FliP (The bacterial flagellar biogenesis protein FliP forms a type III secretion system (T3SS)-type pore required for flagellar assembly.): MLLLIAPHALAQLPGIISQPLANGGQSWSLPIQTLVFITALSFIPAVLLMMTCFTRIIIVLSLLRNALGTPTAPPNQVLLGLSLFLTFFVMSPVLNRIYDEAYRPFSEDKISMEVAIDKGSQPLREFMLRQTREADLALFTRLAQIPSLQGPEAVPMRVLVPAYVTSELKTAFQIGFTIFIPFLLIDLVVASVLMALGMMMVPPATIALPFKLMLFVLVDGWQLLLGSLAQSFYT, from the coding sequence ATGCTGTTATTGATAGCACCTCACGCGCTGGCTCAATTACCCGGCATTATTAGCCAACCTCTGGCCAACGGTGGGCAAAGCTGGTCATTACCTATTCAGACACTGGTTTTCATCACCGCGCTGAGCTTTATCCCAGCGGTACTACTGATGATGACCTGTTTTACTCGTATCATCATCGTCCTGAGCTTGCTGCGTAACGCGCTGGGAACGCCCACGGCTCCCCCCAACCAGGTATTGCTGGGGCTAAGCCTGTTTCTGACTTTTTTTGTTATGTCTCCTGTACTGAATCGTATTTACGATGAGGCCTATCGCCCGTTCAGTGAGGATAAAATCAGTATGGAAGTCGCTATCGATAAAGGGTCGCAGCCATTGCGTGAATTTATGTTGCGGCAAACCCGGGAAGCAGATTTAGCCCTGTTCACTCGTCTGGCGCAGATTCCTTCATTACAAGGTCCGGAAGCCGTTCCGATGCGAGTACTGGTGCCGGCTTATGTCACCAGTGAACTGAAAACCGCATTCCAGATCGGTTTTACGATTTTTATTCCTTTCCTGCTGATTGACCTGGTCGTGGCCAGCGTGCTGATGGCATTGGGTATGATGATGGTTCCTCCGGCAACTATTGCATTACCATTCAAGCTGATGCTTTTCGTACTGGTTGACGGATGGCAGTTGTTGCTGGGGTCACTGGCCCAAAGTTTCTATACTTAG
- the fliR gene encoding flagellar biosynthetic protein FliR, which yields MVTLSSIDMIGWFNQFFWPLVRILALISTAPIFSERAITRRVKLGLGVLITIAIMPAIPHTSIPIFSAAGIWMLFQQVVIGVMLGFTMQLAFTAIRLAGEIIGLQMGLSFATFFDPSGGPNMPVIARFMNLLALLLFLTMNGHLWLISLLADSFHTIPIGAGPVSGNVFMSLAEAGGRIFSNGLMLALPLITLLLTINMALGLLSRLAPQLTIFAIGFPITLFTGIITVGFLIFLISPYAEKLFGETYDLLADLLNHLAG from the coding sequence ATGGTCACCCTCAGCAGCATCGATATGATCGGTTGGTTCAACCAGTTCTTTTGGCCGCTGGTCAGAATCCTGGCGTTGATTAGCACTGCTCCCATTTTTAGCGAACGGGCTATTACACGCCGGGTAAAACTCGGGCTCGGGGTATTAATTACCATCGCCATCATGCCAGCCATTCCCCATACCTCAATCCCTATTTTCTCTGCAGCTGGTATCTGGATGCTGTTTCAGCAAGTCGTGATCGGGGTCATGCTGGGGTTTACCATGCAATTGGCGTTTACCGCGATTCGGCTGGCCGGCGAGATTATTGGTCTTCAGATGGGGCTTTCATTCGCCACGTTCTTTGACCCTAGTGGTGGTCCCAACATGCCGGTGATTGCTCGATTCATGAATTTACTGGCATTATTACTTTTCCTGACCATGAATGGGCACTTATGGCTGATATCACTACTCGCTGATAGTTTCCACACTATTCCCATCGGTGCCGGGCCTGTCAGCGGTAATGTATTCATGAGTCTGGCCGAAGCAGGAGGAAGGATATTTTCTAATGGTCTGATGCTTGCTCTTCCGCTCATCACTTTATTATTAACAATTAACATGGCGCTGGGATTATTAAGCCGACTAGCGCCACAGCTAACCATCTTCGCTATCGGTTTTCCTATCACCCTTTTCACCGGAATTATCACCGTCGGCTTTCTGATATTCCTTATCTCACCCTACGCCGAAAAATTATTCGGCGAGACTTACGATCTGCTGGCTGATTTACTGAACCATCTTGCCGGGTAA
- the flgL gene encoding flagellar hook-associated protein FlgL, which translates to MRLSTSIIFQQGMQGVTDGLSAFSKTGQQLASNTRVLTPSDDPIAASKAVMVNQAQNQNEQYTLARTFAKNGMNSELSVLTNVVTALTTGSTTLISADGTKNDNSRQMIATSLRGLKSQLLNLANSTDGNGNYIFGGYKTNVQPFTADASGTVSYVGGTQAISQQVDANRIMTIGHIGSDVFNNASGTADIFSALDSAISALETPLEGATDAVKSANTASLNGAIQSIRSALTNVSSAQATLGVQLQEIDTLDSIGTDRTMANKETLSDLVDIDLVATISSYMMQQQSLQASYKAFSDMQGLSLFQLNK; encoded by the coding sequence ATGCGACTGAGTACCAGTATTATTTTTCAGCAGGGTATGCAAGGCGTCACAGATGGCTTATCCGCTTTCAGTAAAACGGGCCAGCAATTAGCCAGCAACACCCGTGTGCTTACCCCTTCTGATGATCCGATTGCTGCATCCAAAGCGGTTATGGTTAATCAGGCGCAGAATCAGAACGAGCAATATACGCTGGCCAGAACTTTTGCTAAAAATGGCATGAATAGTGAATTGTCCGTGCTGACTAATGTAGTGACTGCATTGACCACTGGCAGTACGACCCTTATCAGTGCTGACGGTACCAAAAACGATAATTCTCGCCAGATGATTGCAACATCATTGCGTGGTCTGAAGTCTCAATTGCTTAATCTGGCAAACAGTACCGATGGTAACGGCAATTACATTTTTGGTGGTTACAAGACTAATGTCCAACCATTTACTGCCGATGCTTCCGGCACCGTCAGCTATGTAGGCGGTACCCAGGCGATTTCCCAGCAGGTAGATGCTAATCGAATTATGACCATCGGGCATATTGGTTCAGATGTATTCAACAATGCAAGTGGTACTGCCGATATTTTCAGCGCGCTGGATAGTGCTATCAGCGCGCTTGAAACCCCGCTGGAAGGTGCTACCGACGCAGTGAAAAGCGCTAATACTGCATCACTCAACGGCGCCATCCAGAGTATCAGGAGCGCGTTGACTAATGTATCTTCTGCACAAGCAACGTTGGGTGTTCAACTGCAAGAGATCGACACACTGGATAGTATTGGCACTGATCGCACTATGGCAAACAAAGAGACGTTGAGTGACCTGGTTGATATTGATCTGGTTGCGACCATCTCGTCTTACATGATGCAACAACAGTCTCTGCAGGCTTCATATAAGGCATTTAGCGATATGCAAGGTCTCTCGCTATTCCAACTTAATAAATAA
- a CDS encoding flagellar basal body P-ring protein FlgI yields MRITSVFIVFLALLVMAVPPASAERIRDLVTIQGVRDNALIGYGLVVGLDGTGDQTTQTPFTTQSLNNMLSQLGITVPAGTNMQLKNVAAVMVTAKLPPFARSGQAVDVVVSSMGNAKSLRGGTLLMTPLKGVDNQIYAIAQGNVLIGGAGASAGGSSVQVNQVSGGRISGGAIVERELPNTFGTGNTIMLQLNQDDFTMAQSISDAINRFGRGGSAAPLDSRTIRVVVPAGNSSQVRFLADMQNIEVNVGTLDAKVIINSRTGSVVMNRNVQLENCAVAQGNLSVTINQQNVVSQPNTPLAGGQTVVTPQTEISMRQEGGALQRVNSSANLNSVVRALNSLGATPMDLMSILQAMESAGCLRAKLEII; encoded by the coding sequence ATGCGGATCACTTCAGTTTTTATCGTTTTTCTTGCTCTGCTGGTTATGGCGGTTCCGCCGGCATCAGCCGAGCGTATCCGCGATCTGGTGACTATTCAGGGCGTGCGTGATAACGCGCTTATTGGCTATGGTCTGGTTGTAGGACTGGATGGTACGGGCGACCAGACCACGCAGACCCCGTTCACCACTCAAAGTTTGAATAACATGCTGTCCCAATTGGGGATTACCGTTCCTGCCGGCACCAATATGCAGTTGAAAAACGTAGCCGCGGTTATGGTGACGGCTAAATTGCCGCCATTTGCCCGTTCCGGACAGGCGGTAGATGTGGTCGTGTCCTCTATGGGGAACGCTAAAAGCCTGAGGGGCGGTACCTTGTTGATGACGCCGCTGAAAGGCGTGGATAATCAGATCTATGCTATCGCACAGGGAAACGTCCTGATTGGCGGGGCTGGTGCCTCTGCCGGCGGTAGCAGCGTGCAGGTCAACCAAGTATCGGGTGGTCGTATTAGCGGCGGTGCGATTGTTGAACGTGAGCTGCCGAATACTTTTGGGACCGGCAATACGATTATGCTGCAGTTGAATCAAGACGATTTCACGATGGCGCAAAGCATTAGCGATGCGATTAACCGTTTCGGTCGCGGTGGTTCTGCCGCGCCGCTGGATTCCCGGACCATCCGGGTTGTTGTGCCGGCGGGTAATAGTTCTCAGGTCCGGTTTCTGGCGGATATGCAGAATATTGAAGTCAATGTCGGCACTTTGGATGCCAAAGTCATCATTAACTCGCGCACAGGTTCTGTCGTGATGAACCGCAATGTCCAGTTGGAAAACTGCGCTGTTGCACAAGGTAACCTGTCCGTTACGATTAATCAGCAGAACGTGGTTAGCCAACCGAATACACCGTTGGCGGGTGGACAAACCGTGGTCACGCCGCAAACGGAAATTTCCATGCGCCAGGAAGGAGGCGCGTTGCAGCGTGTAAATTCAAGCGCCAACCTCAACAGCGTAGTCAGAGCGTTGAACTCACTTGGGGCCACGCCGATGGATTTGATGTCGATTCTTCAGGCGATGGAAAGTGCTGGTTGCTTGCGAGCGAAGCTGGAAATTATCTAA
- the flgG gene encoding flagellar basal-body rod protein FlgG — protein sequence MIRSLWIAKTGLNAQQTNMDVISNNLANVSTNGFKRQRAVFEDLMYQTVRQPGAQSSEQTTLPSGLQLGTGVRPVATERIHTQGSFSETGNVKDLAIKGAGFFQVLMPDGTTAYTRDGSFQQDSNGQLVTSSGFQVQPVITIPANSSNLTVGRDGVVTVTQQGQAAPVQIGQLNLAMFINEAGLENLGENLYAETASSGAPTQSTPGLNGAGLIYQKFVETSNVNVAEELVSMIQTQRAYEINSKAISSTDQMLQKLTQL from the coding sequence ATGATCCGTTCTTTATGGATTGCCAAAACCGGTTTGAATGCCCAGCAAACCAATATGGATGTGATATCCAACAACCTGGCAAACGTCAGTACCAATGGTTTTAAACGTCAGCGTGCTGTATTTGAAGATCTGATGTATCAAACCGTGCGTCAGCCGGGAGCACAATCATCAGAACAGACGACGTTACCGTCAGGTTTGCAATTAGGCACAGGGGTACGCCCGGTGGCAACCGAGCGCATTCATACGCAAGGCTCTTTTTCCGAAACCGGTAACGTCAAGGATTTGGCGATAAAAGGTGCTGGTTTCTTCCAGGTATTGATGCCTGATGGTACGACCGCTTATACCCGCGATGGTTCTTTCCAGCAGGATTCCAACGGTCAGTTGGTAACATCAAGCGGTTTTCAGGTACAGCCGGTTATCACTATCCCCGCGAACTCCAGTAATCTGACGGTAGGACGTGACGGGGTAGTAACCGTTACTCAGCAAGGTCAGGCAGCGCCGGTTCAGATCGGTCAGCTTAACCTGGCGATGTTTATCAACGAGGCTGGGCTTGAGAATCTCGGGGAAAACCTGTACGCGGAGACGGCCAGTTCTGGTGCGCCGACCCAAAGTACGCCAGGTCTGAATGGCGCCGGGCTGATTTATCAGAAATTCGTTGAAACGTCGAATGTGAACGTTGCTGAAGAGCTGGTCTCGATGATTCAGACTCAGCGTGCGTATGAAATCAACAGTAAGGCTATCTCGTCTACGGACCAGATGCTGCAAAAACTGACCCAGTTGTAA
- the flgJ gene encoding flagellar assembly peptidoglycan hydrolase FlgJ, producing the protein MSEMKAFNNPAYETQSLNSLKRDVSNHPQGREGIRAVAKQLEGVFVQMMMKSMRDTLPKDGIFSSDQTRMLTSMYDQQLAQQMSSGKGVGLASLIEKQMMGQGIAGTEQPASTTPFKPDSQLAREMPSLVMEQMVRKAMPKLPEKSSPLPMSSSDFISRLSTPAMLVSQQSGIPHHLIMAQAALESGWGQHEIPTSDGRRSHNIFGIKAGSSWDGPVTEITTTEYEQGVAKKVTAAFRVYGSYLEALNDYAKLLTQNPRYAAVSSAATAEQAAVALQQAGYATDPAYAKKLVSMIQQMKNSGEKAVQAYTHDLSGIF; encoded by the coding sequence ATGAGCGAGATGAAGGCGTTTAACAACCCGGCTTATGAAACACAGTCGCTTAACTCACTGAAGCGCGATGTGTCGAATCATCCCCAGGGCCGGGAAGGGATTCGTGCTGTGGCTAAACAGCTGGAAGGCGTCTTCGTACAAATGATGATGAAAAGTATGCGTGATACGCTGCCAAAGGATGGCATTTTCAGCAGTGATCAAACACGTATGCTTACATCAATGTATGACCAGCAGCTTGCGCAGCAAATGTCGTCGGGCAAGGGAGTCGGTCTGGCTTCCTTGATTGAAAAACAGATGATGGGGCAGGGGATTGCGGGAACTGAACAACCTGCGTCGACAACACCTTTCAAGCCCGATAGCCAATTAGCTCGCGAGATGCCTTCATTGGTAATGGAACAGATGGTGCGCAAGGCAATGCCTAAGCTACCAGAAAAATCATCCCCGTTGCCGATGAGTAGCTCCGACTTTATCTCCCGCTTGTCCACACCGGCTATGTTGGTTAGCCAGCAAAGTGGTATTCCTCATCATCTGATAATGGCGCAAGCCGCCCTGGAATCGGGTTGGGGACAGCATGAGATCCCGACCTCTGATGGTCGGCGCAGCCATAATATTTTTGGTATTAAAGCCGGCAGTAGCTGGGATGGCCCGGTAACGGAAATTACCACGACAGAGTATGAGCAAGGCGTGGCCAAAAAAGTGACTGCGGCTTTCCGGGTATATGGCTCCTATCTGGAAGCGCTGAACGATTACGCTAAATTGTTAACGCAGAATCCCCGTTATGCCGCCGTATCCTCAGCAGCAACAGCAGAACAAGCGGCAGTAGCATTACAGCAAGCTGGATATGCGACGGACCCAGCTTATGCGAAGAAACTGGTCAGTATGATTCAGCAGATGAAAAATTCAGGTGAAAAAGCCGTTCAGGCTTATACACATGATCTGAGCGGGATTTTCTAA
- the flgK gene encoding flagellar hook-associated protein FlgK, whose protein sequence is MSNLINTGMSGLSAAQAALSTVSNNISNQAVAGYSRQNALLAQNNGTNVSAGYIGNGVTVVSINRDYNDFISKQLRSAQTTSSSTTAYYEQISKIDNLLSSSSSSLSTNIQDFFKNLQNLTSNSSDSSVRQTVLGKASALVNQFKITDQYLRDMDTNINGEISVTVSQINTYAKQIADINDQIVRLKGANNGASPNDLLDQRDNLVNDLNKLVGIDVAVQDGDVYNISLKNGLTLVQGKSFNTLAATPSSTDPTRTTVSYNDAIAGLSEVKESAITGGSLGGLLNFRTSTLDSARNQLGQMALSFADAFNQQHKLGFDLNNAQGGDFFGVGSSVTLKSANNTSAAELTSAYLNDTYSLQYNGTSWSVTRSDGTSASSTLSGSALTFDGFTIDISGSAASGDTFSFKVSPGQSSISQTAPTGSTSAASLTRNDSNYIKASDYNVKFAGPSASDWSITRLSDGANLSSSATYTAASGSTPASLIFDGMKLDITGTPAAKDLFMVKGVRDVIVDMSVKVTDSSKIAAAGVPLTSAGGGVSDNTNAKALLNLQTTKVVENKSSVSQAYASLVGDIGNKTSTAKVTDTSQKNVVKQLTTEQQSVSGVNLDEEYGDLVRFQQYYMANAKVIQTASTIFDALLAIRG, encoded by the coding sequence ATGTCCAATTTGATTAATACCGGAATGAGTGGTTTGAGTGCTGCACAAGCAGCGCTGAGCACTGTCAGTAACAATATCAGTAATCAGGCTGTTGCAGGGTATAGCCGTCAAAATGCATTGTTGGCACAGAACAACGGTACCAATGTTTCCGCTGGTTATATTGGTAATGGTGTTACCGTTGTCAGCATCAATCGTGATTACAACGATTTTATTTCCAAGCAATTACGTTCGGCGCAGACGACCAGCAGTTCTACTACTGCCTATTACGAGCAGATTTCCAAGATCGATAACCTGTTGTCGAGCAGCTCATCCAGCTTGTCTACCAACATTCAGGATTTCTTCAAAAATTTACAGAACCTGACCAGTAACTCTAGCGATTCTTCAGTACGCCAGACCGTACTGGGCAAGGCTAGCGCTTTGGTTAACCAGTTCAAGATTACCGATCAGTATCTGCGTGATATGGATACTAATATTAACGGTGAGATTTCCGTCACCGTTTCGCAAATCAACACCTACGCCAAGCAGATTGCCGATATCAACGATCAAATCGTCCGTCTGAAAGGCGCTAATAATGGTGCTTCGCCCAATGACTTGCTGGATCAGCGCGATAACCTGGTCAATGACTTGAACAAGTTGGTCGGTATCGATGTTGCGGTTCAGGACGGTGACGTTTACAACATCTCGCTGAAGAACGGCCTGACGCTGGTACAGGGAAAAAGTTTCAATACACTTGCCGCTACGCCATCCAGCACTGATCCTACCCGCACAACCGTTTCTTATAATGATGCGATTGCTGGCTTAAGCGAAGTGAAAGAGAGCGCAATCACAGGCGGCTCTCTTGGCGGTTTATTAAATTTCCGCACCAGTACGCTGGATAGCGCTCGTAACCAGTTAGGTCAGATGGCGCTGTCGTTTGCTGATGCTTTCAATCAGCAGCATAAACTCGGGTTCGACTTAAACAATGCCCAGGGAGGAGACTTCTTTGGTGTCGGTTCTTCTGTCACATTGAAAAGCGCCAATAATACTTCTGCTGCCGAATTGACTTCTGCATATTTGAACGACACTTACTCGTTGCAGTACAACGGGACATCCTGGAGCGTTACCCGCTCGGATGGTACCTCGGCAAGTTCAACCCTCTCCGGCTCCGCTTTGACCTTTGATGGTTTCACTATCGATATCTCTGGTTCGGCCGCTTCGGGTGATACTTTTAGCTTCAAAGTCTCGCCAGGACAATCGTCAATTTCGCAGACTGCACCTACAGGGTCTACATCTGCCGCTTCGCTGACGCGAAATGATAGCAATTACATCAAGGCGAGTGATTACAACGTCAAATTTGCTGGTCCGTCAGCTAGTGACTGGTCTATCACCCGTTTGTCGGATGGCGCTAACCTGTCTTCCTCTGCGACGTATACTGCAGCCAGCGGGTCGACGCCGGCCAGCCTGATTTTTGATGGGATGAAACTCGATATCACAGGAACGCCGGCAGCTAAAGACCTATTTATGGTCAAGGGCGTTCGCGATGTTATCGTAGATATGTCGGTGAAAGTGACGGACTCATCCAAGATTGCAGCGGCTGGCGTTCCATTGACATCCGCAGGTGGCGGTGTCAGTGATAACACCAACGCTAAAGCGTTGTTGAATCTGCAAACGACTAAAGTCGTCGAAAACAAATCTAGCGTTAGCCAGGCGTATGCCAGTTTGGTTGGGGATATCGGCAATAAAACCAGTACGGCTAAGGTTACCGATACATCCCAGAAGAATGTGGTGAAGCAACTGACTACCGAACAGCAGTCCGTGTCCGGCGTTAACCTAGACGAAGAGTATGGCGATTTGGTTCGTTTTCAGCAGTATTACATGGCAAATGCCAAGGTAATCCAGACTGCTTCGACCATCTTTGATGCCCTGTTGGCGATTCGCGGCTAA
- a CDS encoding flagellar basal body rod protein FlgF, whose product MDHAIYTAMGAASQTLEQQAVTSHNMANASTPGFRAQLAAMRAVPIQGVTNETRTLVISSTPGVDTTPGSMDYTGRSMDVAFSQDGWLAVRAADGSEAYTRNGNMEINSNGQLTVQGRLVMGDGGPIEVPPQTQLTIGPDGTINALNPSDAANTVTQIGRLKLVKATANEVTRGDDGFFRVSPAVQQQRGAVLQNDATVRVMPGVLEGSNVNTVESMVEMISNSRRFEMQMKVISNVDDNTQRANQILAMN is encoded by the coding sequence ATGGATCACGCTATCTATACAGCGATGGGCGCGGCAAGTCAGACGCTGGAACAACAGGCCGTTACGTCGCATAACATGGCTAACGCCTCTACGCCGGGCTTCCGTGCGCAACTGGCTGCGATGCGTGCTGTGCCAATCCAGGGCGTCACTAATGAGACGCGCACGCTGGTTATTTCGTCGACGCCGGGGGTGGATACCACCCCTGGTTCAATGGATTACACCGGTCGCTCGATGGATGTTGCGTTTTCTCAGGATGGCTGGCTGGCTGTTCGAGCAGCGGATGGTAGTGAGGCTTATACCCGTAACGGTAATATGGAAATCAATTCCAACGGGCAATTGACCGTTCAGGGGCGTCTGGTGATGGGCGATGGTGGCCCGATAGAGGTTCCGCCTCAGACGCAGCTCACCATCGGTCCTGATGGTACTATTAATGCGTTAAATCCCAGTGATGCAGCAAATACTGTGACCCAAATAGGGCGTTTAAAACTGGTCAAGGCTACGGCGAACGAAGTAACTCGTGGTGACGACGGTTTTTTCCGGGTTTCCCCTGCGGTGCAGCAGCAACGTGGTGCGGTATTGCAGAATGATGCCACGGTCAGGGTAATGCCGGGTGTGTTGGAAGGCAGTAACGTCAATACGGTTGAGTCGATGGTGGAGATGATTTCCAACTCGCGCCGTTTTGAGATGCAGATGAAAGTGATTAGCAACGTTGATGACAACACGCAGCGCGCTAATCAGATACTTGCAATGAATTAA
- the fliN gene encoding flagellar motor switch protein FliN, protein MSDIKKPSEETDSVDDLWADAFNEQQSAEKSASSSTEGIFKNFDVQDTQGSMQDIDLILDIPVKLTVELGRTKMTIKELLRLSQGSVVALDGLAGEPLDIMINGYLIAQGEVVVVSDKYGVRITDIITPSERMRRLGR, encoded by the coding sequence ATGAGTGACATCAAGAAACCGTCCGAAGAAACGGATTCCGTGGACGATCTGTGGGCTGATGCATTTAACGAGCAGCAGTCGGCAGAAAAAAGTGCCTCGAGCAGCACGGAAGGTATTTTTAAGAACTTTGATGTGCAAGACACCCAGGGCTCAATGCAGGATATCGATCTCATTTTAGATATCCCGGTAAAACTGACGGTAGAACTAGGTCGGACCAAAATGACGATCAAAGAGCTGCTGCGTTTATCGCAAGGCTCTGTAGTCGCATTAGATGGCTTGGCCGGTGAACCGTTGGATATCATGATTAACGGGTATCTGATTGCTCAGGGCGAAGTCGTGGTCGTTTCTGACAAATATGGTGTGCGTATCACTGATATTATTACGCCGTCAGAACGTATGCGCAGGCTAGGCCGCTAA
- a CDS encoding flagellar basal body L-ring protein FlgH: MNTKSVAALQPCRLRLLAYVMMLTLSGCAYVPHDKVVTGPTTAQPASPLQAIPNGSIFQTGQAMNYGYQPMFEDRRPRNVGDTLTIVLQENVSASKSSSANASRDASASFGMTTTPRLLEGPLGNNRAAFDATGKGDFTGNGGANANNTFTGTITVTVDQVLTNGNLHVVGEKQIAVNQGTEFIRFSGVVNPRTISGSNTVPSTQVADARMEYVGNGYINEAQTMGWLQRFFLNVSPF, from the coding sequence ATGAATACGAAGTCGGTTGCAGCATTGCAGCCATGTCGGCTCCGGTTGCTGGCATACGTGATGATGTTAACACTGTCCGGTTGCGCCTATGTACCTCATGACAAGGTGGTGACGGGACCAACGACAGCCCAGCCTGCTTCGCCTTTACAGGCCATTCCCAACGGTTCCATTTTCCAGACCGGGCAAGCGATGAACTACGGATATCAGCCGATGTTTGAGGATCGTCGTCCAAGGAACGTAGGGGATACGCTGACTATCGTGCTGCAGGAAAACGTCAGTGCCAGCAAAAGTTCGTCGGCCAATGCCAGTCGTGACGCTTCAGCTTCCTTTGGGATGACCACAACGCCGCGCTTGTTGGAAGGCCCATTAGGTAACAACCGTGCTGCATTTGACGCTACCGGAAAAGGCGATTTTACCGGAAATGGTGGTGCCAATGCGAATAACACGTTCACCGGTACAATTACGGTTACGGTGGACCAAGTGCTGACAAACGGTAATTTGCACGTTGTGGGTGAAAAACAAATTGCAGTGAATCAGGGAACTGAGTTTATTCGCTTCTCTGGGGTGGTAAACCCAAGAACTATCAGCGGCAGCAATACCGTGCCGTCAACGCAAGTGGCGGACGCGCGTATGGAATATGTGGGTAATGGCTACATTAACGAGGCACAGACCATGGGTTGGCTACAGCGCTTCTTCCTTAATGTTTCGCCGTTCTAA
- the fliQ gene encoding flagellar biosynthesis protein FliQ has translation MTPESVMALGYEAMKIALMLAGPPLIAALVSGLIISLLQAATQINEMTLSFIPKVLTVFFTLVVAGPWMLSVILDYMRTMFSQFPNMIG, from the coding sequence ATGACTCCTGAATCCGTCATGGCTTTAGGCTATGAAGCGATGAAAATAGCACTCATGTTGGCAGGCCCTCCTCTTATCGCTGCATTGGTAAGTGGTTTGATTATTAGCCTGCTTCAGGCAGCCACACAAATCAACGAAATGACTTTGTCATTCATCCCTAAAGTTCTAACGGTATTTTTCACGTTGGTCGTCGCCGGCCCGTGGATGCTCAGTGTTATTCTGGACTATATGCGTACAATGTTTAGCCAATTCCCTAATATGATTGGATAG